Genomic DNA from Alkalihalobacterium alkalinitrilicum:
TACAAGAAAGAAGAAGTGTGCGAAAGTTCCAGGACAAGCCTGTAGACAAACAAGATATCATCGATATTTTAGACTGTGCCAGATATGCACCTTCTGATACAAACTCACAAACTTGGGAGTTTATCGTTATAACGAATCAAGACAAAATTAAAGAGATTGAAGACATGACATGGGCCGCTCTTCACGAAAAAGCACAAGAAGCGACAGAAAAAGGGCAGGAAAAACCTGCTAAACTTCTCGTTCGCTCTTTTGGTCCATATGCGACAGCGTTCTCTGAAGCGCCAGTTCTTATCGTCTGTTTAGCAACTCCTTATGAATCAAAATTTAAAGAAAAGATTTTTGATCCCATTGGATTTGTAGAAGATGCA
This window encodes:
- a CDS encoding nitroreductase family protein, producing the protein MDFLQTKQLIQERRSVRKFQDKPVDKQDIIDILDCARYAPSDTNSQTWEFIVITNQDKIKEIEDMTWAALHEKAQEATEKGQEKPAKLLVRSFGPYATAFSEAPVLIVCLATPYESKFKEKIFDPIGFVEDAVWTEEGIKSSCLAAQNLMLAAHSKGLGTCPMTGPVLLAQDKLRSYLNIEEHKEINMVISLGHPKDQPKKMPRKEVDEIVTIIE